Part of the Pseudoliparis swirei isolate HS2019 ecotype Mariana Trench chromosome 18, NWPU_hadal_v1, whole genome shotgun sequence genome is shown below.
AGATCTAGTCATGAATGAAATGTTAACTCATGCCAGCTAGATGCATCTTAGTGCACATATGAGGACATGCATGAGCAATAACattcatgaaaaaaaagttttcttCTCAAATATACTAAAGCTTCAACATGAAGGCGAACATGATcagcattttttattattaagttGCTCTAGTCTTTTTACTTCATGTATCATAAATATTTCGAAAAAGACGATCCAAAGATTTCTCGCAAGAAACTCAGTTTTTGGTGACAGCAATGTAATCGATGATTGGTCATCAACACCAACAGAGGTGGGCGAGATGAGATGACGTCTTCTGTCGCTGGCATCAGAGCGTGTGTGTTCTTTGCCACTGTAAACAGCTCTCGACGCTCTCTGCCAGATCACTTCCAGATCCATCCATAAGTGCCATGTTTTGTCCTCAGACGCTCCGCGTTCACACTCAAAGGGAACGAGTGCAGAGGCCCTCAGTCTCTGAGTCCTCCAGTGGGTTTGTGACTCTGGCCCCCACCGGAGTCTCTCGGGGAGCTCAGCTGGGCAGCAGCCACGGCTCCATGAAGTCCCACTGCTTCCACAGGACGAACAGAAGCAAGGTCAGCAGGACGGTGGCGGCCACCCGGGCTCGGGTCTTCATCAGCGGAGTGATGAAGTTGGCCAAGGTGGAGACGAAAACCAGCAGCACGGCCATGAGCGCCAGGATGACGTTGATGAGTTTGCCCAGCAGAGCTCGGGCATTGGCGTTCTCCACTCCCTCCAACTGcaccacctgctgctgctgctgctgcagctccagCTTGGTGATGCGGGTCAGGCACGACTCCACCGCctcctgcacgcacacacacaggatagaGTGTTCGAGGCCCGCGGCTCTCTCAAAAATTAACACATTCTTTTCTGCCATAGGTAGAAATGTTTTGTCTATTTCACATgagatatttatgttttatttacaggGATTTGGGGCGGGGCAGTGTGATGTCATGAATTGAAGATTTAGAAAAATTGGAATCAGAAACTAGTGACAGTTGGTGTGTTGTAACTTGTGTGTGAGTTTTTCAGGGGTCTACTCttaattaacccttgtgttgccttcgggtcattttgacccgattcaatgtttcaccctcctgtcgccttcgggtcaatatgacccgattcaatgtttaaccctcctgttacctttatatttactaacatattttacccttgaggtcaatatgaccccagctattaaaatctccagaaaattattagaattaatattgttttccaagtttaagtgtgaggtactttatgtttgtttgttgactcccgaaagaacaccgacattaaacattgaatcgggtcaaattgacccgaaggcgacaggagggttacatattgaatcgggtcaaaatgacccgaaggcaacacaagggttaagaaaaacTAAGGATATTTAATATCAGAGATAAACACTGGTGATTTTGAAGCCCAGTCTTAAGGGGTTAGATGTctaggttcaaggttcaaggttcaaggtttttttatttgccatctgtgcctagaccagcagtccagacacatcggaattatttttgcagggttctccgagtcaacagaggtacagaacaaacacactataataataataataataataataataaccgtaataataatagaaatatgaaacatatatttaaaaagaacactgtacaaaaaacacactgtacatagtgtggtaaagtGTATGCAGTATTAACACTATTAAGTACTAAGTACAGGAACAGGTtatcaaaaataaacataagaTATACAACAATATATCAGATTTTACCTGAATATCTCTGGCTCTCTCGTAGGACTGGTAGGCGACTTTTTCCTCCATGCTGGCGAGCTCCTGTTTAAGGTTAGTCATCTCATTCTGATGGAGCTCCGTTAAGTCATTCAACTGTTCTTCAAGTCGCTCATACCTGAATACACacagtacaaacacacacaagaagtGTTATTACTCGCTCGCTTACCAAAAGTATATTTATCCACGGATGAAAATTGTCCCCAGCAATTTGCTATTTACTCTTGTTTGAGTAACATTTGGTAAAAACCACGATGTCCAGCTGTGAAAGTGGATTAttatgtcctttaaaaaaaaaatatatatatatatatattacatactcTTTTGAAATGTTTCTATCTTAAGGAGGAACAAATGGGCCTGGGGATTAAAGTCACCGCAGTGTATGGACAAGGTGAGAGATGTGTGCttggtcttttcatgggatttgttcGCAATAACAAAAGTAATGAATATAGCCAGCCTTGTATTTCAAGTAAACTACATGTGAGGACTGTATGGAATAGAGTTCagtttttacagtttttctttAGACGTGTACCTGTATCTTTCTTCCTGCAGGCTCTGTGTCATGTAGGAGTAGTCACTCTGCAGCTGACCCTTCATGTCCTCGATGGCGTCCTCCATGTGCGCCTGACTGGCTTTGATCTCCTGCAGGCCCTCAAGAAGAGAGTCCCAGGAGCTGtgcatgtggtggtggtggtggtggtgtccaTCCAGTCTGGGGCTCCCCATGGTTGGACCCAAAAGTCCCCCTACTCCACCCACACCACCTGAATTACTGCCTGCTGCGGAGCCGGACGTGGCGCTGGAGCACTCGTCGTCGCTGCCGTACTTTGGGCTGGAGACCAGAGTAGCGCTTCCGCTCAGTGCACGAGGCGTCAGGGTGTCCTCAGAGTGGCCCCCGACTCCGTCCTCAAGTGAGTCCTTCAGGTGAGCGATGTTATCTGCGCTGCCAAACTTGTTCCTGATAAGACTGGCGAACTCCCTCGGCTTGGAGACCACGGCTGTGTGAGTGAGGGCAGTTACTCCACCTTTGACCCCTTCAACTACTCCACCTCCAAAACCACTTATCCCAGCACGAACATTAGCCCTGACGTCCTTTAATCCCTGCTGCATGTCCCGCAGGACATCCTTAGGCTGACGGGCCGGTCCATTCTGTAGAGAGGGAAGATAAATGAGGAAGCAGAGAAGTGGAGGAtctcagaggaaggagagattaGGTTAAGGGAAAGAACTCCAGGGAGATAGATGAGGAGAGCCGGCCCTGTTGAGAATTAAGGTGAGACACAGGATGATGCATTGGTTTAGGAGATGAGAACCATCAGTCTATATTTTGGACACACCTGTCCTCACAGATATAGTTCAACACTTGAAAAAATCAGCTGCACACAAAGATATCACATGTTCATCcacaaactaaacacacacacttgctcacCTACCTGCTCTGTCTCCTTGAGCTTCCTGTGATAGTGCTCTAGTTTCTTGTGCAAGTGTGCGATGGTCTGTGCCGACTTCTGGTTCTTCTTCTCAAACACCTGCTTGATCCTGGACGCCTGCTGTTTGTCGGCGTTTTGGGCCAACTTCAGGTACTCTGCGACGTTGTCGTCACGGGCCTCCTGCTCCACGCGGATCTgctcggtgaccttcaggaCCTTCTGCTGCAGATGCTCTAAGGCAGCACGTGTCCGCTGTGGCTCGCCAACCCCGAAACCCTCTGCACCCCCACAGGCCATGAGCCCAGAcgctgctgctgatgctgatgctgttgctgctgatgctgatgctgctgatgctgatgctgatgctgctggCGCGGCGGCGTCCGCACTGATGTTACTGTCAGAGCCGCCATGGCTGCTGGTGGTGGAAGGTAGGCTTAGCGTTGCCACCTCGCTCTTGTCCAGCTGAGGGGACGAGAGGGCAGGGGGAGGTAGTCAGGGGGGGAGAGAGTACTATAATACATCGTGGATTATTAACATTACTTTACTCAAGAAGAAGCAACATTAACATGTATTGAAATATACTCAAGTAAATATTATTTGGAGTAACAGGCTCAGTGAAAGGGCCCTAGTCGAATCCTGATTGTAatggtttgtgttttctttttaaaaaaagaagtcaatCTAAACTTAAGTGGAATATCCATCTGATGGCGCCAAAACAGACAAATTAACTTGTTAGTTTTGGGCCTTCCAAAAATAGTTAGACTTTCATTTACAACTCAATAATGTCCTCACTCCTTCTACATCACATTAGACCACATTAGAAACTAATTATAGGGGAAATACTGTCGACAACATGTTCAATTGGGACAATtttaattcatttgtttcaGTTTGATCCACAGAGTATTTCATTCAGGAGACGCAGGTCACCTGaacataaaaaacatacaactgAACAAATATGAGGATTCAAGTGTCCAGTTCAAATGGACAATGAACTTTGACTTAATTAGGGCAGgttttatttcaataaataattAGGAAAATCAACAAATGCTTAACTGAGAAAAATAATACTCTCTTAACTTGctcaatattttatatattatacatatagatagatagattatgATTTAATTACAGAGTTTTCAGGGAGAAAACATCTTGGAATctctcaatataaatatctgttAATCACTTTGGCTTCTGAAATGAGATTTAGTCATTTATGCCTATAATTGATTTAGAGGGTACACCAAAAGGCCATCATGCATTAACTAgatcagggctattcaacttcagtagcaagtgggccaaataagaaaatcacagggGTGAGGGGGGCCAGAATATTGATTGagttgtttggggggggggtgagagaagCGCGCgcgccgagaaggattgttgacgggggggtgctggtgagcGCGCGCGAGAGGAGAGaattgatgggggggggggtgagagtcgCGCGGCCAGAGTTAAAAAACGGGCAAGCTGCCGGGCAAGGCCTGAAGCCGCTGGGCCCCTGAACTAGATGATATATAAATAGTCTGCTTCCTGCTCTGCACAGCCTCAGACACTCTGCTTCACCACaaacaagttactttttttttaatgcacacgGTGTATACATGAGGAATACAGAGGTAAGAACACTCTGCATGGTACagttgatgatgaatgatgattACATGTGATCTCATTTTAAAGGCTCTATATTGTGTAAATATCCGTGAGTTCTGTTTCATTTCGTGTGATTGAGCTCTGTGCATTGACCAATGAGCGATATGTCCCTTCTATGTATATCAtctataagtatatatatatatatcggcaGATGGCGGGGTTTTTAATGACCCTCTCAGCCTGACGACAAAACAGTTAAATCAGACCCTGCAAACATGAGCTCAGACATCCAGACATCTCACAGCGCTGCTCTGATGGCTCCAGACGGGACGCTGAAAggatttatttgtcttttcattGCTCCTCGTGCTATTATGAACCAGCACGAGCGACGCCAGGCGGGCGGTGTTAtcctatatgtaaatatatagtatagatatataaacaaataggTTACAATGACATcgtaatggagagagagaagcagatgAGTGCAGTCCCTGGTGGTTTATGATTCCCCGACCTAGTCACAGAAGTGAGATGCATGTGCAGCAGCTCTACCTAATGGCTCCTGAGAGGAGGGAGGCGCAGTGTCCGGCGGTACATATGGCGACAAGACAAACAACAGGACGCCACACGGAGCAGATGGTCACATCTAACGGGGATGAATCCGGTGATGgatcaaaaagaagaagaaaaaaagccctgGAGGTCGGAGGAGAAGGCTGTGATGAGGATGGAGATGATAGACATCCATGGCATAAACATGAGGACAGGGGCATGCCCGCCTCTTCTTCACTCGGCAGGAGGTGACAGGAGAGACGGCCGATGGATGTCAACACGCGTGTACGCGAACACatgaggatgagacacaagcAGCACAGCAATCAATTAAATTAGAAACGTTACCATACTGCTTTAATCCAATTTTTGCAGTGCCATTGCAAGTCTGTGTTCGAggcccatcctcctcctcctccacctcctcctgcctcctcctcctctacctacTCCTCCGACAGAGCTCAGCGAGGAGGAGCCCCCCTCCTCAAATATCCTAACCCCCAGCCTTTCGATGGCTGACGATCCCCTCACTGGATCCTAAAGCTCCATTGTTAATGCCATCGATATCTGcagcctccccctctctctccctctccctctaatGCACTGATctattcctccctctctctctctctcctttgtgtCATATgctccctctgtctcttctcTTACCTCTCgcccgctctcgctctctctcagtctAAATGCAAATGCGAGCTGCCCCGGCCTATAATGGATGTGGGAGCTAAAGACAGATGATGGAGGAGAATGGGCGGGGGGGATGGGAGAAGCTTAGCGCAGGCATGCAGGTGCCTCTGTGCCGCTGaggccagaggagagaggagagaggagagaggagcgaggagagaggagggagtacAGCAGGGCCTGCTCCGGGCCCTGCATCCCTTCAACCCTCCAATACAAACACATGTGGGGCTGCAGGGATGTGCCGCGTGTCTGCCTGAGCACTGACTGCCTCTCTTcgtgtgcaggaggaggag
Proteins encoded:
- the tmcc2 gene encoding transmembrane and coiled-coil domains protein 2 codes for the protein MQQGLKDVRANVRAGISGFGGGVVEGVKGGVTALTHTAVVSKPREFASLIRNKFGSADNIAHLKDSLEDGVGGHSEDTLTPRALSGSATLVSSPKYGSDDECSSATSGSAAGSNSGGVGGVGGLLGPTMGSPRLDGHHHHHHHMHSSWDSLLEGLQEIKASQAHMEDAIEDMKGQLQSDYSYMTQSLQEERYRYERLEEQLNDLTELHQNEMTNLKQELASMEEKVAYQSYERARDIQEAVESCLTRITKLELQQQQQQVVQLEGVENANARALLGKLINVILALMAVLLVFVSTLANFITPLMKTRARVAATVLLTLLLFVLWKQWDFMEPWLLPS
- the LOC130208162 gene encoding transmembrane and coiled-coil domains protein 2-like, yielding MACGGAEGFGVGEPQRTRAALEHLQQKVLKVTEQIRVEQEARDDNVAEYLKLAQNADKQQASRIKQVFEKKNQKSAQTIAHLHKKLEHYHRKLKETEQGRLSSSISLEFFPLT